atgtaaaaacaaaagatAAATGTTTATTAGATGCACTGTTAAATAGTTACAGCATACAGATAGATAGCATGCTGTtgttttagtgtaaaaaaaaatcaatgctaaAATAAAGAACCCAGCAAAACAGGAGAAAAGGGCAGTGGAGACTCACCCCCTACTTTTCCCAAAGAAAAATTATAACTGTTACAAAACTAAGGTAACAAACAGAACACAAAATGGAGATGTCGGGTTTGGCTAAGCAGGATTTTTTTCCAGGTTAGGAAAGAGGAGGAGCCCTGAAAGTCTCTCTTATAGGCTTCATTATAATGGGAgaccctggtggccaatcatgaTTCTGaacctaaaaactaaaacaaacattttatataaaataaaacaatagcattaaaaaaaaaaagccagtgtCACAGTTCAACCTGATGCCCAACCATTTTTCTTGGGCCCTTTTTGGTTGAACTCAAAGAAAATGGTCTATAACATGggcttatgtttttttaatgctgttattttattttatataaaatgtttttgtttttaggttCAGaaccatgattggccaccaggggcacCCATTATAATGTAGCCTTGATTGGCCTGAGCTAAAAGAGACATTCAGGGCCCAGCATTAGTTACAATGTACAACCCTTATTTTTACATGTCTTTGTGCACAACAGGTTGTTTCTTTGTAGCTGGTCTAAACCTCACGGAAGATACCAGGTATGTCCTTCGCCATCTCGGGCAGTCTATGAAGACCATGACCCTCAGGGCCTACAGTCTGCTGATGGACTGGGTCAAACAGCAGCGCCCCGGCTGCCAGAAAACGTGCTTCAATGTCATCTGTGCAGACTTTGTTGGGATCTCAAGAAATGAATTTACTCAGCTGGTTATTGGACTCAATGCAAAACTCTTTTAAGAAGAGCCCTCAGGGAAGTTTACAGCAGTCTGCCCATTGATGATTTAATGTCTGTAGCCTACACTGTTGAGTTAATGgacacaaaagaaaaaatcaacaaATAACCACATTTTAACCACTTTTCCCCTTTTGGGAAAATCATTAATATATCAttgttttacctcttttttttaatttagacatttttttttacatttagaaaGACAATGTTGTtcatttagggtgttttcacatctgTCCTGAGTCCACACTTATGACAGATTCTGTGCTTGTTTGATGGAGGGGCTGTTTGTCACTGATTTGTTTTCACGCACAAAAAATCGGGACCGTGGATTCATTGGGCAGTTACATGCTTTAATTTTCTGTGTGTAGTTTCTCAAAAGCTTTGGACAAGTGTTTGCACTGGTTTCAGGAGAACTACAAATCAGTACTCATTACTCCCGGGTTCAAAAGCAACTTTCATGCTCAACCAAACTCTATTTAAGTGCCTTTAACtttatccaaataaaaatagctaaCAAAAGCTAAATAAGGTGgttaatacagtggtatgaaaaggtttgggcaccactgatcatttttatgattttcctttataaatcattggttgatggagcagcaatttcagttaaatttatcatatagcagatccacacagtgatatttgagaagtgaaatgaagtttataggaattatttaaataattatttaaacaaaattaggcaggtgcatacattcgGGCACCCTCAATTTTTAGAAGAtactccttttgcagaaataacagcttctAAATGCTCCCTATAGTTTCCAATgattctggttgaaggtattttgaaccattcttctttacaaaatatcTCCAGTTCAGACAGGTGTGATGgctcgctttaaatcacaccacagattttctatAATATTCGGGTCTGGGGACTGAAATGGTAATTCCAGAaggttgtacttgttcctctgcattaatgctttagtagattttgagcaatgttaagggtcgttgtcttgttgaagtatccagctctGGCACAACTTCAACTTTGTCACTAATTTTCAAACATTGTTCGCAATACTGATACTGACTGGAGTTCATGTGATCCTTAACTGTGGTGTGTGCACAGAAAagacttcttctgcattactctcccacacagcctctccttgtgttctgtgttcttttgATATATGATAGATTTAACTGaagttgctgatctgaacaaccaatgatttatgaaggaaaattaaaaggggtgcccaaacttctttataccactgtatatgtTTTTTCATAGAAAGGGCACTAAAACTGGTTTCAGTTAGATTTAAGGTCTTTACTCTGTGTACTGTCATTTTATGACTGTCACTTTTTTCAGTGAAAACACCTCTTGAATTCACCTAAGATGGATTTCAATGACAAAGGACAGTGCTTCCTCTTTCAGTCACAAGACTTTTGAGAGATAAAAGCACCAGTCAGTTTATGAGCTGGCAGGAACACTGTTGcacagcagacagtttactgacTAAGCTTGTTAggggataaatatatatatatatatatatatatatatatatatatatatcaatacaaTGTGCCTTATATGTTAATCTggatagttgtttaaatttcatacaaacactgtgtaacaatacagattacaagatttactctgaatgattacaaatacagataaaattTAACCgtcactttaaataactttttgcacattttatatagttttctttttttatagtgtttttaagcCTTATGCCATGTCCCTTTAAGAATAGaaacctttgacatcagtgacattacAACcgtcacactgttttattttaaggAAGTTAAACAGACACTTTAATGCGGTCTGCCATGAATAGGTGcactcatttataacaaaaaaaatgaaaatggaaaTAATGTGAAAATATGTAGTCTGAATAAATGTGATCGAAAGTTATGATAGACCAAAAAGCACAGTAGTAATGACCCTAGGACTGTTTGCACTGTTAAGTTTCTAAATCTGGGATTTGTATGTTTACAGATTTCTATCTGGGCCATTCCATCAAATGGGtgtcatttgcttgttgtaactctttcaaatcaaactttttttttttatctttttccaactctaaatctaataacacatatatttaactactcaaaacatgtactggtcaggCAGtgatctcaggcagctttacttattttttttacaaggtttctaacacCGAAGACTAGAAGGGTTACTAAACTcgtgtaacatttaaaaagcatgtttaaaagcaagtccactaattgctttaattttctttcaagacagtctttattttaaagaaatgttgactatatgttcaaataattaatatttattacaaaaaaaaaacactcctgatGCTAGCACTCATTTCtgtctttttatgttttgagtaacaggaataaaagtaacaggaattagtttttagcatggaatttgcaaaagcatgaaaaatagctaaatggcaacTATACGTATAGCATGTGGACACTgggcacattctagtgatttttccaaaatttgtattttaaaaataaacaagtaagatctaagaatgaatttaggtaacaggaatgagcgttgagattgagctcctcagtcatagttacaataagatcatatatatagaaaaataaatgagggaccttaattttggtcttcccatggtcttcagaagatCCATAcggatgtaacttcctgttgtagatgtgacttgtagaatgttccagatgttttagatgatgaaggattttaatgtttttatttcatggtttatagtttttatatagtttattgtTAGAGAGTGCCCATAGGAAACATGCTATTTTtttgtgttctaagtagtttttataacttacttttgcaattaggtcaatgtataagacactgtgcttaataatataattgtgtgtgtgttcgttttacacttttaaagctctcagaattgtaaaaaaaaaaaaaaaaaaaagaaaaccctgCTTAACCAGTACAGTACTCAAAAGCAAAGGTCAGTGGCGCCATCTAGAGGGGAGAATGAGAGCAAACGAAATTTGTGTGGAAGGAAGATCAGTGCTGCTGAGTCACTGACACACTCGTGTCTCTGCAGTGCTGGGAATAGTTCACCACCTGAACAATATTGAGACAGTGTTGCTCTCCAGAGGGTTAGGAACATTTGGGATGCTAGGATACACCACCCATCCCAACATATTGTTTTAAAAGGACAAGGAATAATATGCATAATATTGCTGTAAAGAATGCTTTAGAAATCTGTATTTGCTacaagatattttaaaaaatgtatagaaataaaaataaagaaatataccgTACCAgataaatgtttggacacacattctcattcaataTGAGATATTGTCTTTCAAtatgtctttatttctttatttaatttattttctacattgtagatcaacattaaatacattaaaagttaagggacacatatggatttATGTAGTGTTTGTCCTCTCCtcaatttgaggtgatttgggatgagctgtagCTTCACAGCATCatagcagcaactattgtttagcacctccagaaactccttcaaaacgctgagaaaactatttcaggtgactcttcctcgtgagattaaaataccaagagtgttcacAGCTGTCATTAAAacgaaatgtgctacttagaaaaatctaaagtataaaacatattatttacaaaataattctgcatgtgtttctgtatagtcTTAATATAGTtgtaatatagtcttcaatattaaatttacaatataaaaatatcataaaaagaacaaaaacaggtATGTGCACGTGTAGGATttgatgtttctgataaaatggccagtacATACTGGAACAactcaaaacatacaaaaaaataaataaataaaaggcttaATCAATATGCAGTCTATAAGCCTCTATGCAGTATGTGAGACAGGACACGGGTCTAATTTTAGACTAGGCCCCTCTCTTCACACTGGATAAGGTGCTTACTGTGTCTACTTAAGTGATAATCCAGTTTACTTGTGCTTCCCATGCTCGTCGGGGCTTCTGTGTTTTGTAAATAAACATGAGGCTTTAAAATGTTGTTTGGATTGTTgttccttaatttttttaattcatttttgatcatttattttatttgctgcTGTATTATTGAGCATATACCTTGGATGACCTGTAACAGCACACTTTTAATCTAATTCTAATCTAATTAGCAGACCGCTTCACTGTAGTTAAcaccgatcagccataacattaaaatcactgTGAATAACATTGATTCCAATGGTAATAACTGGTAATAACAGAGGTAGAATCTATGTGATAGGCAGCAAGTGCCTATAACAGTACGATCTTGAAGTTGGCATTTCctaaacatcaggcaggtcttgtagaGCATTTCTACCAAATGTGGACTAAGAAAGGTGATGATCCTTTAAGATCCTCCACCACATTTTACAGAGGGTACAAGACATTTGTACAACTCTACAGGTCTCCATCTAAACATGTGAAGCCCTGGtgttgagcaaagctgaaaaTTTGATCGGAGAAGACGAAAATTTGATCTCATTGGAGAAGATGACCTTACTCTAGTCCTCTATAGTtcaaatattatgatattttgcAAACTTTTTTGCTTCTCATTGAAGAAGGTCCTTTTTCTATCTTACGTCCTGCCTCTAAGCGATTGTTTcgaactgttctttccatgcacttcaccccagcagccatttgccattctttttatagatCACTTGATGTCATTCTGCGTTTGCTGACTGATATTCAAATACGTTGACGGTCAATCTACAGACCtgattgaaagcctctggaatgtaatcaagaggaagctggatgatcacaacccatcaaacaaagctgaactgattgCTTTTcgtgccaggagtggaataaggtcacccaaaagtagTGTGAAAGACTTGAGGAGAGCATGCCTAGATGCATgacagctgtgattaaaaatcagggtaactccaccaaatattgatttcttaactcttaaagcATCAgcatgtttgttttaaaatgaatatgaacctgttttatttgcattatttaaggtttgaaagcactgtacctttttcattatgttggccatttctgattttctgcaaataaatgctcttaaatgacaatacttgttgtatttgtaacttgggagaaatgttgtcagttgtttatagaataaaaacaacaatgttcattttaagtatatacctatgaatagtaaaatcagagaaactgatcattttgaagtggccttttttgttccagagctgtatattgtttggGTTGAAGTTGGTACTTCTGGATGTTCCCTGAACTGGATGCTTCCAGAGGGATTTAGGGCCTTCTCAGGCCTTCTCTCCCTCCCCCATCTGTCTCACTGTCACCTCCccacctttctctctttctctctctctctctctctctccaataaTAAAAAGATTAGTTAGGGATTGGCAGGCAGTCACTTGATTCGGTGTTGCAGGAGCAGACAGATGGCTGAGGAGCAGCAGCTGAGGGATCTCATTACAGAGGCTTAATCAGCACAACCAGGACTGGTCAGAAGCAGGTGGACCCAGTTACCTGCCCTGCGCTACCTGGAGCTACCTTCTATCACCTTTAGCACCTCCTACCTCAGAACCCTGTTCCACGGTTCCACAGGCCTGGGGATTCCCAGACAAGTCATGgagaaggaggaagaagaggaagagatcTTCACAGCCTGGCCTGCTGACGATGAAGAGCCAGAAAGCCCAGAGGAGCTGgatgaggaggaagaagaagaagaggaagaggaggcggCGAGGAAGAGGAGCTTGGATATTCCCAGGCCGGGCCAACTATTGGCCAAACGTAGGGCCTCTCTTCCATGTCCGGTCAGCAACATTCTGATCATACGGTCACTGTCTTACAAAGCCTTATCTATATGAATTATGTATTTCACTTTTTTGCGTGAATGTTCTATACATTGGGTCCAAATTTCAAGATTAATGGTCCAGTAGAAATGCTCTCCAAAATGACTCCAAAAAGGAATATAATCTTTTCAAAGTTCTCTTTTTTAACAGCAGAAGCATGTTTAAATTAAAACATAGCAGTATGTTTCTGCTaaaaattattaagtaattactGTAAAACTAATATGGAAGTTATGTTGTAATTAGAGTACGGTGTTAAAGTGTGGGTGCTTAGAgtttaacaatatttttaaaagttttatttttaggaTTTATGTAATAATTGTAGTAGTATGTATCCTTTATATAGGATCTATGTATAGTGCCTCTCTCAgattattttacatacatttctatattatttatatatatgttatatatatatatatatattttgctgagTCTTCAATTATTTGACAATAGTCATTATATTACAAAAGCTGTTTAATCCTAAAAGAGTGCCTTAGAATTGTTTTTGTCTCCCATCAATAGAACACCTTTATTAGACACTCTGTGCTTCTTTACAaagtttttacactttttctaaGTTATCTCTTTTATAGtgctaaaaatgcttaaaatggaCAGAAATGCCACAAGACAAACAATATAGGTCTTATAGGCTGTAAAAAGattgtagtgtctgtgtgtgtgtctgtgtgcatgtttTCCAGGAATAGCCTATATTGACCTCAGTATTAGAAGCACCTACATGTAGCATCATTACATCATCACCAGCTTTGGCCCAGTGGCCATAATTCTTTATAACACACCTATAAACACTTTGTTAACTGTAATTGCAACACAGGTGTATGTATTATTGCGTCACAGTAGGATGCAAAACAATGTGTTTTACTGTGGACTGCGAGCATCTTGACAATCATAGTTTCAGATCAGCCCGTGCTGTGATCAATCTGTACTTCtgtaatttaacaaaaataaatttaagataaataaacaaaaaaattatgcaCTATTTTCTCTCAATTATTCTTTGTTATACAAAGTGAtccttaaaaaaattacaattactcTGAGCTCGTACCATACATCCCTAATTGGTGAAAAACTGGacaggccaaggaagtgttgcacTCTGGAGAAGACATATCTGTAAAAGCCTTACTGTTTGTGGGTGAGcataatcctgctgaaaaaatgcCAGCTGGTAGTCTTCTTCATATACCTACTAGGGGTCACCGACTGTCATATGCAATGGCTTCCCAGATCattacaccagcagttggggAAGTGTTTGGTGCCACAGCATAAACACTAATAATATTCTCTTTTATGAAGGGTCCTCTGCGATTTTATTTCCATCTGGAATGACCACGTacaaaattacaggctgaattacctactgtttttcgatGACCTCCATGGTCcatggtaattttagtcctgtccggacgcacatctctgagtttcgtcaccttgcgtttaataaaataattatttgttcactgccacacaccgtaaatACAccttgggtgcacgtttccacggagatccacgtaaacacaacagcgagtggaaatggaggagctactgaatgcgatgtcatgtgaccgagaaagcaaaaaaactcACTAATACTCCTGTTTTTCAAGTGCAGTccagatacaagagttttatcactgaaaaaaagtgagaaatatttttcacagatgtcctccTACGAAAACTAATCACATCCGGATAGAGCTAAATGCAGGCTTGAAGCACTACACTGTGTAGCGCAATGCAGATAGCCGCAGCTATGATTGGTCCGCTGGAGCTTGCATTCACTGTCAggccagccacttcctgtctgcctgccatgaaCTTTTCATTGACACAGAACTACAGTACCCAGAATTCTGCTGTGCTCTCTCCCTGGTCTCTCCCAGTCACGTGCCATTGCGTCACACAAACTCTCCTTCATACTAATAAGTCTGACTGTTCTCACCTCTGtttccctgtataaatacccctcatttccTTTTCTCTGTGCCCAGTATTAAAGTATAAATCTACTTTCTATCTCTTTTACCTTGTGTTCTCTTTATCTTCTTTGCCTTTTGTGTATAACCTCTGCTTTTTGTTTACTGACTAATGCTTTAGCTTAGCCCTTCTGTTTAAGTTTGACCCTTGCTAGTTTTTGGACATTACTCTATCCAAAAGTAGATTCTGAGAAGCGTTTTAACTGGGAGTGGGGGTAGCAATtttatgccctcttgtggcaagacccagtgtctaatcagactatacctgtaatcatttaaatatctgcctgagacatagcAGCATACAGCGATCCAGGgtgctaatataataataacatcttGGTGTCAGATTCCACAGGATATCTTCAGAAGTCAAAGTATAAGAAATATTTGGGCTTGtctttgttcatttttaaaatataaataaaacatattgggCCACcattattaataaatgttaatttctcCATATGCCTACAAGTAATGTACTAAACCCTGACATTTTCCTGTCTCTCTAAGGCTCAGCTGAGCGTGATGCACTTGACCCACCTGACCCATCTGACCCGTCTGCACACAGCCACCATGGCTCCTGCCCCAGCCCACCTTAGACACAGGTTAGACGGCAGTGAGCACCATGACCATTTCGGCGAAGAGGATGAAGACAGACGTGTGTATAAAAGACGACCCAGTACCATCCCGACCATACCTGAGGTTCTGGAGCCACCTGAGAGAAAGGCGCGGTTCAGGAGCCGCAATGTCATGTCACTTGTAAGCCTAATTTTATTCTGGATTCCCTAGATTTTAAGGTTATTTTTCAGTTATTAAAAAGAGATGTACCAGTCCAATtcacagaaccaccacagagcaactaGTGTTATTTGGttagtgggtcattctcagcactgcagtgacactggtctggcatggtggtggtgttttagtgtgtgttttgctggtatgagtggatcagactgGAGTATTTAAGCACCTCAATGTTACTTCTGTTGTGAGAATAATCCACCAACCAAGAAATATccagtcctgtgggcagcgtccatTGCAGCAAATAATGAGcttttgtctctgactttacaacTACAATATTCAGCAGATAGATAGTGAAGCCAATAGAGTGGACTCTCTTATTCACTTATAccggcacaacacacactaacacctcatacaccaccatgccagtgtcactgcattgctgagaatgacccaGCACTCAAGAAAATAGCTGCTCTGTTGGGTTCTGACCCCTGAAGAACAGGGAGAAAgtagaataataaagtatgcagagaaacagaaggaatacagtctgtaactatagaACTACATATCCTGTATGACCAGTGAAGTGTAGAAACATCATAATATTCTGGCTGGTTTTCCCAGATTTTTTCTGATCTTCCAGACCTCTACATGTCCTCTTCCACTTCTGTTAACTACCATTTGCCAAATGCCATTGTCCAAAATGTTAACACAGACTGCATTTTAAATGGACAGTCactgaaaaatatgattttattatgCCAGCTTTTATCGTAGCTAAACCACTCATGCAACATTTGTAGTAAAATGGACTTAGTTTGTACCCCATTTTCTGCTTTTTTGGCAGAGAATAATTTCAAGTGTAAACAGACATATTTTGTCAGCGAGTGAATGCTTTGCATGATTATCCTAAATGACTTTCAGACGTGGGCTTTTTGGTCATAATTCATGCACAGTTTAAGGTTAATGGGCGAAAACAATTTAACTATAATCCTGATTATAAGCTCAACCGATAACCCCTAATGCATGCAGTTGTGAGAGTGAGGAAACATTGTAAATCGTCCCTGCAATATCTAATATATGCATTCTAAAACAGACTGATCTAGTAGGTTTGTTGGATTTAATTGCTTTCAATATTTTGAAAGTATTCCATAAATTAACAAAACGAACAAAACTAcatactcaaaaacacagaattatacTCAGCAAAGTATGTACATTAATGGACCATTTAATTAAAGGACAATTAAGGATTGTAtattctgtagtaactcataacatgatcagggtgcatcatcagatattaaggaaatgcTAAGTTTAAGCACTAGCTACTCTTTCTTATCAGCAGAAATATTagttatttgaactgtgtggtacgcCATGgtaatctgtatgggttgtggTCTCCGAACCTTCCGAAACTGCCATTTCCCTAATATTATTTCCACAGTCAGGGTTgacaggtatagaacacaacagcacgcAGTTAGGTTAACACTCTTTAGCCATTTTCCATATATGCtggcatttattactgattgttcctttaactcTTTTGATTAGTAATCTCTGGCATTCTGACATTAGGAATTGTATCACTAGCATTAGGGTTTGTGTGGCTAATTTCTGATAGTATTTGAGCTCAATATTTTGAGAATTGGAGGTCTATCCATACTAGTATTAGATATGTCCAAGAGAAT
This DNA window, taken from Astyanax mexicanus isolate ESR-SI-001 chromosome 5, AstMex3_surface, whole genome shotgun sequence, encodes the following:
- the si:ch211-207l14.1 gene encoding uncharacterized protein si:ch211-207l14.1, whose protein sequence is MEKEEEEEEIFTAWPADDEEPESPEELDEEEEEEEEEEAARKRSLDIPRPGQLLAKRRASLPCPAQLSVMHLTHLTHLTRLHTATMAPAPAHLRHRLDGSEHHDHFGEEDEDRRVYKRRPSTIPTIPEVLEPPERKARFRSRNVMSLSDADSLCLICHDDLRKGGGSIRELHCSHSFHTECIEEWLWTKQTCPTCRKQVAMPEPLYWTSTRVKVP